The following coding sequences are from one Crateriforma spongiae window:
- a CDS encoding DJ-1/PfpI family protein: protein MSERPKVLIIIGDASETLDTMYPFYRLIEAGMQPVVAAPEKRRYQMVMHEVKPGWTITKEWEGYTIEADITFAEIDPDQYAGIMFSGGRAPEYIRYDRDLVRVTKAFFAAEKPIASVCHGVEIPAYADCVRGRRMATVPKCQFDLEVCGGIFVDEPCVVDGNLVSGRTFHDNGHYLGPWIDMLVKATSGAGTVASS, encoded by the coding sequence ATGTCGGAACGTCCCAAAGTCTTGATCATCATTGGTGATGCCAGCGAAACGCTGGACACGATGTATCCGTTTTACCGTTTGATCGAAGCGGGGATGCAGCCCGTGGTCGCCGCGCCGGAAAAACGTCGTTACCAGATGGTGATGCATGAAGTGAAACCCGGTTGGACGATCACCAAGGAATGGGAAGGCTACACGATTGAGGCGGACATCACGTTTGCCGAAATCGATCCCGATCAGTATGCCGGCATCATGTTTTCCGGCGGGCGTGCACCGGAATACATCCGTTACGACCGGGACCTGGTTCGCGTGACGAAGGCATTTTTCGCGGCGGAAAAACCGATCGCCAGTGTCTGTCACGGTGTTGAAATCCCTGCGTACGCGGATTGTGTACGCGGGCGGCGGATGGCGACCGTTCCCAAATGCCAGTTCGATCTGGAAGTGTGTGGCGGAATTTTCGTCGACGAACCCTGTGTCGTCGATGGAAATTTGGTCAGCGGACGGACCTTCCACGACAACGGACATTACCTGGGCCCGTGGATCGACATGTTGGTCAAGGCCACAAGTGGGGCGGGAACTGTCGCGTCATCTTGA
- a CDS encoding O-methyltransferase, with protein MTVVKYGVGVALLVVSFISLGASRVMAQRGAGGSGDRIPGDVQLEKGPVALDDFERNALTVLDDIGRNQRFRNVPQHDGRLLRIMAQSINAQHVVELGTSTGISGIWIGLGLRQTGGKLTTYEIDADRARTARENFQRAGLSDVITLVEGDAHVELKKLSGTVDMIFLDADKEGYIDYLNTLMPMLRPGGLILAHNINPRMAHPPFMEAITTNPKLETVVRGGMSISLKKQ; from the coding sequence ATGACTGTGGTTAAGTATGGCGTTGGCGTCGCTTTGTTGGTCGTCTCGTTTATCAGTTTGGGTGCCAGTCGCGTGATGGCTCAGCGTGGTGCAGGCGGCAGCGGCGACCGAATTCCCGGCGACGTTCAACTGGAAAAAGGCCCCGTTGCGTTGGACGACTTTGAACGCAACGCGTTAACGGTTCTTGATGACATCGGTCGAAATCAGCGTTTCCGAAATGTGCCCCAGCACGACGGCCGTTTGTTGCGGATCATGGCCCAGTCGATCAATGCGCAGCACGTGGTGGAACTGGGGACTTCCACCGGAATTTCCGGCATTTGGATCGGCTTGGGGCTACGGCAGACCGGCGGCAAGCTAACGACGTACGAGATTGACGCCGATCGTGCTCGCACCGCGCGTGAAAACTTTCAACGGGCGGGGCTTTCCGACGTGATCACCTTGGTCGAAGGCGATGCACACGTCGAATTGAAAAAGCTGTCGGGGACCGTCGACATGATCTTTCTGGATGCCGACAAGGAAGGCTACATCGATTACCTAAACACGTTGATGCCGATGTTGCGTCCGGGAGGTTTGATTTTGGCGCACAACATCAATCCGCGTATGGCACACCCGCCGTTTATGGAAGCGATCACGACCAACCCGAAATTGGAAACGGTGGTTCGCGGCGGCATGTCGATATCGCTGAAGAAGCAATAG
- a CDS encoding DinB family protein: protein MTTIDLIRRLHQHRTWTNQQLLASVGQVAEVRLHTSLSIGQGSIWKTLVHLMAAEYVWLEALQGNEDPVMPGDVRGRLPGNQQGDGAIENLAELRRRWNDLDRRWTDYLAGLTGDDLQRPVIKVSTSSGNGTRHACPRADVLMHVCTHAQYTSAQLVNMLRQLGVDTLPDVMLITLARQEHDCQVHATEPAFGGTAMPAVAVAGSVAG from the coding sequence ATGACCACCATCGACTTGATACGCAGGTTGCATCAGCATCGTACTTGGACCAATCAACAACTGTTGGCCTCGGTCGGCCAAGTCGCCGAAGTACGATTGCACACCTCGCTGTCGATCGGTCAGGGAAGCATTTGGAAAACCCTGGTCCACTTGATGGCCGCGGAATACGTTTGGTTGGAAGCATTGCAGGGGAACGAAGACCCGGTGATGCCAGGGGACGTTCGCGGACGCTTGCCAGGAAACCAGCAAGGCGACGGAGCGATCGAAAACTTGGCCGAACTCAGGCGTCGTTGGAACGATCTGGACCGACGCTGGACGGACTATTTGGCCGGGCTGACCGGCGATGACCTGCAGCGTCCCGTGATCAAGGTCAGCACCAGTTCGGGCAATGGGACGCGTCACGCATGTCCTCGCGCCGACGTTTTGATGCACGTCTGTACGCACGCCCAGTACACCTCCGCACAACTGGTCAACATGCTGCGTCAGTTGGGTGTGGACACGTTGCCGGACGTGATGTTGATCACACTGGCACGACAGGAGCACGACTGTCAGGTCCACGCGACCGAACCGGCCTTTGGCGGCACCGCCATGCCAGCCGTTGCGGTTGCCGGAAGCGTCGCGGGATAG
- a CDS encoding arylsulfatase — protein MLGYIHRSMLAASVCLFFGTVLAFADTAMQRPNVVLILADDLGYSDLGCYGGEIQTPRLDQLAKNGLRFARFYNSHKCEPTRASLVSGQYWHDCGLGIQTGLTMGQAMRGQGYATIAVGKWHLNGNPIDRGFDHYFGHLSGASNYFKGHPSHRLYDQPFQPKDDRFYTTDANADYTIEFIDKVRQGNPDQPFFVYLAFNAPHGPLQAWPDDVARYRGKYKTGWDQLRRDRYQRQLQMGLVRSEWALPRRPDTIPAWDELSAEDQDFEDLRFSTYAAMVDRMDQAIGRVVDHLSNTGELDNTLILFLSDNGASPYDRGRRGTPPDGDSAWEYGVGWAHLSNTPFRHYKRNVFNGGSCTPLIAHWPAGMTTDPGSITDQPGHIIDLMATLIDVSGGRWPQQANGQPLRSFPGKSLVPIFQGKQRRPHDALYFHLFDHRAIIAGDWKLASDWSRPWQLFDLRHDRTETNDLASNMPGKVAELQSRWDDWFPDSMNSKLRSEGDEPVYRSLGEISGDDGKIGDAKATKRKGRSKPSGKSRVSEVDGVRARIGTTITLKDGVMVMQCRGDDPGLAIDRVGIGQRVGPFVLRMSVRSNSSGQGHVFWTRDQATKLPSGQQLPIDVVHDQQWHDLTVRLEADPGSEAPVFGIRVDLCEGPGRVEIKDLRLEDTDGNVLKRWPSR, from the coding sequence ATGCTCGGGTACATTCATCGGTCGATGCTTGCCGCGTCGGTCTGTCTTTTCTTCGGCACGGTTTTGGCGTTCGCGGACACGGCGATGCAGCGTCCCAATGTCGTTTTGATCCTGGCCGATGACTTGGGGTATTCGGATCTGGGATGTTATGGCGGCGAGATCCAAACGCCGCGCCTGGATCAGCTTGCCAAGAACGGTTTGCGGTTTGCCCGTTTCTACAATTCACATAAGTGCGAACCCACGCGTGCATCGCTTGTCAGTGGCCAGTATTGGCACGATTGTGGGTTGGGCATCCAAACCGGGCTAACCATGGGACAGGCCATGCGGGGGCAAGGGTATGCGACCATCGCGGTGGGCAAGTGGCACTTGAACGGCAATCCCATCGATCGAGGTTTCGATCACTACTTTGGGCATCTGAGCGGTGCCAGCAATTACTTCAAAGGCCATCCGTCGCATCGGTTGTATGACCAGCCGTTTCAGCCCAAGGATGATCGCTTTTATACGACCGATGCCAATGCGGACTACACGATCGAGTTCATTGATAAGGTCCGCCAGGGCAATCCTGACCAGCCGTTCTTTGTCTATCTAGCGTTCAATGCACCGCACGGTCCGCTGCAGGCTTGGCCCGATGATGTCGCCCGCTATCGCGGAAAATACAAAACCGGTTGGGATCAATTGCGTCGGGATCGATACCAACGGCAATTACAAATGGGGCTGGTGCGAAGCGAGTGGGCTTTGCCGCGGCGGCCAGACACCATTCCTGCCTGGGATGAACTGTCTGCGGAAGATCAAGACTTTGAGGATCTGCGGTTCAGCACCTACGCCGCGATGGTCGACCGAATGGACCAAGCCATCGGACGGGTCGTCGATCATCTGAGCAACACCGGTGAACTGGACAACACACTGATCCTTTTCTTAAGCGACAACGGTGCCTCGCCATACGACCGTGGCCGCCGTGGGACGCCGCCCGACGGTGATTCGGCATGGGAATACGGCGTCGGTTGGGCTCATCTGAGCAACACGCCGTTTCGTCACTACAAACGGAATGTTTTTAACGGGGGCAGTTGCACGCCGTTGATCGCGCACTGGCCGGCGGGCATGACGACCGATCCGGGCAGCATCACCGATCAACCGGGACACATCATTGATCTGATGGCCACGCTGATCGACGTCAGCGGTGGTCGATGGCCGCAACAGGCGAACGGACAGCCGCTGCGTTCGTTTCCGGGTAAGTCGTTGGTGCCGATCTTTCAAGGAAAGCAACGGCGTCCACACGACGCGCTCTATTTTCACTTGTTCGATCACCGCGCAATCATCGCGGGGGATTGGAAGCTGGCTTCGGACTGGAGTCGCCCCTGGCAATTGTTCGATCTTCGCCATGATCGCACCGAGACCAATGACTTGGCGTCCAACATGCCCGGCAAAGTCGCGGAGCTTCAATCGCGATGGGATGACTGGTTTCCCGATTCGATGAATTCGAAACTGCGTAGCGAGGGTGACGAACCGGTGTACCGGTCGCTAGGAGAAATATCCGGCGATGACGGCAAGATTGGTGACGCAAAGGCGACCAAGCGAAAAGGCAGAAGCAAACCATCGGGCAAATCACGCGTCAGCGAAGTTGACGGCGTGCGTGCACGCATCGGAACAACGATCACGTTGAAAGATGGCGTCATGGTGATGCAGTGCCGCGGGGATGATCCGGGGCTGGCGATCGACCGAGTCGGCATCGGCCAGCGCGTCGGACCGTTCGTGTTGCGGATGTCCGTCCGCAGCAATTCCAGCGGCCAAGGTCATGTTTTTTGGACCCGCGACCAAGCCACAAAGCTTCCCAGTGGGCAACAGTTGCCCATCGATGTCGTTCACGATCAACAATGGCACGATCTCACGGTCCGGTTGGAAGCCGATCCGGGATCCGAAGCACCGGTGTTCGGTATTCGAGTCGACTTGTGCGAAGGCCCGGGGCGTGTCGAAATCAAAGACTTGCGTTTGGAAGACACCGACGGCAACGTGTTGAAACGGTGGCCGTCGCGGTGA
- a CDS encoding sulfatase — protein sequence MFANSATADNAQRPNVLMIAVDDLNHWLTFMGRNPQAQTPNFDRLAKMGTAFTQAYCAVPACEPSRCALMGGRRPWVTGCYKNGDKWKTHQPAGDGLSAQFLKAGYYVAGAGKIYHSMDYHESEWTEYMSKTGFTLNGPNVEKMDGYHNDKVHPNLKDEDLIDWHSTNYIIDRLNRDDDQPFFLALGLYKPHLPFVVPRKYYDAFPLESIQLPPHREDDLDDLPPAAVKMARNGDHEKFLKSGRWKAAIQSYLATCAYTDMNLGRLLDAFEKSPERDNTIVVFWTDHGWSFGEKEHWRKFALWEEPTRTPMIWVVPGMTKPSTRCERTVDLMSVYPTLCQLAGIPKPGHVSGYDITPLLKDPSASWDYPAITTHGYENHTVRTQQHRYIRYANGDEELYDSVADPYEWKNLANDPAFTSVKKDLAEWLPSDAVKPKRKK from the coding sequence ATGTTCGCCAACAGTGCGACGGCGGATAACGCACAGCGGCCCAACGTGTTGATGATCGCGGTCGATGATCTGAATCATTGGCTGACCTTCATGGGACGCAACCCACAGGCCCAGACACCCAATTTTGATCGGCTGGCCAAGATGGGCACCGCGTTCACACAGGCTTACTGTGCAGTGCCCGCGTGCGAACCATCACGGTGCGCTTTGATGGGGGGGCGCCGTCCGTGGGTGACCGGGTGCTATAAGAATGGCGACAAGTGGAAAACCCACCAACCGGCCGGCGATGGTTTGTCGGCTCAGTTTCTAAAGGCCGGCTACTATGTCGCCGGTGCTGGCAAGATCTATCACAGCATGGACTATCACGAGTCCGAGTGGACCGAATACATGTCCAAGACCGGGTTCACGCTGAACGGCCCGAACGTTGAAAAGATGGACGGTTACCACAATGACAAAGTGCATCCGAATCTAAAAGACGAAGATTTGATCGATTGGCACAGCACCAACTACATCATCGATCGGTTAAACCGGGATGACGACCAGCCGTTCTTTTTGGCGTTGGGTTTGTACAAGCCTCACCTGCCTTTTGTCGTCCCGCGAAAGTACTACGATGCGTTCCCGTTGGAATCGATTCAGTTGCCGCCTCACCGCGAAGACGACTTAGATGATTTGCCTCCCGCGGCCGTGAAGATGGCACGCAACGGGGATCACGAAAAGTTCTTGAAGAGTGGACGTTGGAAGGCAGCGATCCAGTCGTATCTGGCGACGTGTGCCTATACCGATATGAATCTGGGTCGCCTGTTGGATGCGTTTGAAAAAAGTCCTGAGCGTGATAACACGATCGTCGTGTTTTGGACCGATCACGGTTGGTCGTTTGGTGAAAAGGAACACTGGCGTAAGTTCGCACTTTGGGAAGAACCGACGCGAACGCCGATGATTTGGGTCGTTCCCGGAATGACCAAGCCGTCGACCCGATGCGAACGCACGGTTGACCTCATGAGCGTTTATCCGACGTTGTGTCAATTGGCCGGGATCCCCAAGCCCGGGCACGTCAGCGGGTACGACATCACGCCACTGTTGAAAGATCCGTCCGCATCCTGGGATTACCCCGCCATCACCACGCATGGGTATGAGAACCATACCGTGCGGACGCAACAGCATCGCTACATTCGCTATGCCAACGGTGATGAAGAACTGTACGACAGCGTTGCCGATCCATACGAATGGAAAAACTTGGCAAACGATCCGGCGTTTACATCCGTCAAGAAGGATTTGGCCGAGTGGTTGCCCAGCGATGCGGTCAAACCGAAACGGAAGAAATGA
- a CDS encoding App1 family protein, with protein MDKPQAHWQDSFHQWARHLASDVDDAFDAGLRKLRKRYGKPGTPQLYPYVGHATRQSIHLSGRVLRNPPLDPDFRNDRWWDNMLDAVRRFASDEVPGVIVRASVGDQDARATSDREGYFHLEVPRVGESAGPIPYWSSAVLRIEGSGNSDVVSPVVCPFLAVPPSARFAVVSDVDDTILHTGATSLMTMAKLTFFGNARTRAPLDGVAEFYQRLQADGELDGRESGDDGLDNDPVNPIFYVSSSPWNLHDLLSDFLELNSIPAGPLLLRDLGIDRDKFIKSGHDQKKVKALRLMHDYPDLPFILIGDSGQEDARLYAEIAAEHPKRIAAILIRDVDPETISHHDQKMDAYVRQCDELGVPMYLIKDSIDAARRLIDQGLMSKQSLSRIEVATARDRQRSSMPFQP; from the coding sequence ATGGATAAACCACAAGCACATTGGCAGGATTCCTTTCACCAGTGGGCGCGTCACCTGGCATCGGACGTCGATGACGCGTTTGACGCCGGACTTCGTAAGCTTCGCAAACGGTATGGCAAACCGGGAACGCCACAGCTCTATCCTTATGTGGGGCACGCGACCCGGCAATCGATTCACTTGAGCGGACGTGTGCTGCGGAACCCGCCACTGGATCCCGATTTTCGCAATGACCGCTGGTGGGACAACATGCTGGACGCCGTGCGTCGGTTTGCATCCGATGAAGTCCCCGGCGTGATCGTTCGTGCCAGTGTCGGTGATCAAGATGCTCGGGCGACCAGTGACCGGGAAGGCTATTTCCATCTGGAAGTTCCCCGCGTTGGCGAATCCGCCGGGCCGATTCCGTATTGGTCATCCGCGGTGTTGCGAATCGAAGGTTCAGGAAACTCGGATGTCGTTTCACCCGTTGTTTGTCCCTTCCTCGCGGTGCCACCATCGGCACGTTTTGCGGTGGTCAGCGACGTCGACGATACGATTTTGCACACCGGTGCGACCAGCCTGATGACCATGGCCAAGTTGACGTTCTTCGGTAATGCGCGAACACGAGCGCCATTAGACGGCGTTGCCGAGTTTTACCAGCGGTTGCAAGCCGACGGTGAACTTGACGGACGTGAATCTGGTGACGACGGTTTGGACAACGATCCAGTCAACCCAATCTTTTACGTGTCCAGTTCGCCTTGGAACTTACACGACTTGTTATCGGACTTCTTGGAGTTGAATTCCATTCCCGCCGGTCCGCTGTTGTTGCGCGATCTGGGAATCGATCGCGACAAGTTCATTAAGTCAGGTCATGACCAAAAAAAGGTCAAAGCGTTGCGGCTGATGCACGACTATCCCGATTTGCCTTTCATCCTGATTGGTGACTCTGGACAGGAAGACGCCAGACTGTATGCCGAGATCGCCGCAGAGCACCCGAAACGAATCGCCGCCATCTTGATTCGTGACGTGGATCCCGAAACGATCAGTCATCACGATCAGAAAATGGACGCGTATGTTCGGCAGTGTGATGAACTGGGCGTGCCGATGTATTTGATCAAAGACAGCATCGACGCCGCGCGGCGTTTGATTGATCAAGGTTTGATGTCGAAGCAGTCTCTGTCTCGAATCGAAGTGGCGACGGCCCGTGACAGGCAACGCTCATCGATGCCGTTTCAGCCCTGA
- a CDS encoding esterase/lipase family protein, with product MTKTEFPATGLILIPGFMSPAWMMRPLHRALRDRFATTVLFDYPRVFSNLSKTVGQLRNRIDAGPVDRWVLVTHSFGDWVARAALSRGDHSDSPKVVKAVSIAPVIDAVPMARRVRPLLGRFSEEIRIMSDRRAVRSAYPPNVQRIVLWTRWEWLMKAPPSDLHELKTINATHNSVLFQPAGITAVRGAIQQLCGTSPAVQGIAATV from the coding sequence ATGACCAAAACCGAATTTCCCGCGACCGGTCTGATACTGATCCCCGGATTCATGTCACCCGCTTGGATGATGCGGCCGCTGCATCGGGCACTACGTGACAGATTCGCGACCACCGTGCTGTTCGACTATCCACGCGTGTTTTCGAACCTGTCAAAAACTGTCGGGCAACTACGAAATCGAATCGACGCCGGACCAGTCGATCGCTGGGTCTTGGTCACTCATTCCTTTGGCGACTGGGTGGCACGTGCGGCTCTGTCACGTGGTGACCATTCCGATTCGCCTAAGGTTGTCAAAGCTGTGTCCATCGCACCGGTCATCGATGCCGTTCCGATGGCACGACGGGTGCGACCACTGCTGGGCCGATTCAGCGAAGAAATCCGAATCATGTCGGACCGCCGCGCGGTGCGATCGGCTTATCCGCCCAACGTCCAGCGAATCGTTTTATGGACGCGATGGGAATGGCTGATGAAGGCCCCGCCGAGTGATTTGCATGAGCTGAAAACGATCAATGCAACGCACAACTCGGTGTTATTTCAACCGGCGGGTATCACGGCGGTACGCGGAGCCATTCAACAATTGTGTGGCACTTCGCCCGCCGTCCAAGGAATCGCGGCAACCGTCTGA
- a CDS encoding COG1361 family protein, whose protein sequence is MTSMGRSLAMFATVVATATAIQAQNNESSMRTGDGLIAVHTSWPEEVRVGDSFSYTVDVENVSDNVTLHAIKLAQKNMQGVSIDSVAMQGDKNDQPTGDQASGNQSSQDKSKKQKNQRSNQNNTLSIATLKPGETKTFDIQATADKQGELRSCLEIVDYKPAMCVTARAVKPQLELTKVAPKTANRCNMIELEYALKNGGTGDVGPITITDSLGKGLATIDGENQLKFDVDGLKAGDTRRFVARVYASKTGEFSSRATAKADDSDLKSRSQKTTTKVVAAELAANVDGPNRLYGDELAQFTATITNRGDATAEDVRVKVMWPQDANLVDLSDPQMSRAEKKNANGNQSKSNQNGSSDNDSNNNESSNNSDQNAQMADRTLTIDRLEPGQSATFDYAIRPGELDNVMTKVVATNVCTVDAAEDQNNATSRASSTSTAQTKIVRLAALQLTVVDDEDPVKKGDEVVYTIRVWNEGDAADQNVKLSARLPEQLSFVQADGPTEVKSEGNHVVFQPIETLKPGDEVTYTVTAKGDGNGPIQMQAELVSNELDSRIRAEEPTRIFQR, encoded by the coding sequence ATGACTTCGATGGGACGAAGTCTGGCCATGTTCGCAACCGTCGTGGCAACGGCGACCGCTATCCAGGCCCAAAACAACGAATCCTCCATGCGTACCGGCGACGGATTGATCGCCGTGCACACATCGTGGCCCGAAGAAGTCCGCGTGGGTGATTCTTTTTCATACACCGTGGACGTTGAAAACGTTTCCGACAATGTGACCTTGCATGCCATCAAGTTGGCGCAAAAAAACATGCAAGGCGTCAGCATTGATTCGGTTGCCATGCAAGGCGACAAAAACGATCAACCAACTGGTGACCAAGCGTCCGGCAACCAGTCTTCGCAAGACAAGTCGAAGAAACAGAAGAACCAACGATCGAATCAGAACAACACACTGTCGATCGCGACGCTGAAGCCCGGCGAAACCAAGACCTTCGACATCCAGGCGACCGCGGACAAACAGGGCGAATTACGCAGCTGTTTGGAAATTGTCGACTACAAACCGGCGATGTGTGTGACCGCCCGTGCCGTCAAACCGCAACTGGAGTTGACCAAAGTCGCCCCCAAGACCGCCAATCGATGCAACATGATCGAACTGGAATACGCCTTGAAAAACGGCGGAACCGGCGACGTCGGCCCGATCACCATCACCGATTCGCTAGGCAAAGGCTTGGCAACGATTGATGGCGAAAACCAGCTAAAGTTTGACGTCGATGGCCTGAAAGCCGGCGACACACGCCGCTTTGTCGCTCGTGTTTATGCGTCGAAAACGGGCGAATTCAGCAGCCGTGCGACCGCCAAAGCCGACGACAGCGATTTGAAGTCGCGCAGTCAAAAGACGACGACCAAAGTTGTCGCCGCCGAATTGGCCGCCAATGTCGATGGCCCCAATCGTTTGTATGGCGACGAACTGGCTCAATTCACCGCGACGATCACCAACCGTGGTGATGCGACGGCCGAAGACGTCCGTGTGAAAGTGATGTGGCCGCAAGACGCCAATCTGGTTGATCTGAGCGATCCGCAAATGAGTCGTGCCGAGAAGAAGAACGCCAACGGCAACCAATCGAAGTCCAACCAAAACGGATCATCCGACAACGATTCGAACAACAACGAATCGTCGAACAACAGCGATCAAAACGCCCAGATGGCCGATCGCACGCTGACGATTGACCGATTGGAACCCGGCCAATCCGCCACGTTCGACTATGCCATTCGTCCCGGCGAACTGGACAACGTGATGACCAAAGTCGTCGCCACAAATGTTTGTACCGTTGACGCGGCCGAAGACCAGAACAACGCCACCTCGCGTGCCTCGTCGACTTCCACCGCGCAAACCAAGATCGTGCGTCTGGCAGCACTGCAATTGACCGTTGTGGACGACGAAGATCCGGTCAAAAAGGGCGATGAAGTGGTTTACACGATTCGCGTTTGGAACGAGGGCGATGCGGCGGACCAAAACGTGAAGCTGTCGGCCCGATTGCCTGAGCAACTCTCCTTCGTCCAAGCCGATGGGCCGACGGAAGTGAAGTCCGAAGGCAATCACGTCGTCTTTCAACCGATCGAAACGCTGAAGCCCGGCGATGAAGTCACCTACACCGTGACCGCCAAGGGCGACGGCAACGGCCCGATTCAAATGCAAGCCGAATTGGTCAGCAATGAATTGGACAGTCGGATCCGCGCCGAAGAACCGACGCGCATCTTTCAACGCTAA
- a CDS encoding nuclear transport factor 2 family protein, with product MSTGLKVVEKVYASFSAQNDDAARELLADDVQWIQCKGFPGGGHHRGRDEVIEKVMHALHGEWNSFSATMDEVIDADHHVIVLGTYRGVHSLTGKPMEAVFAHVFDIEDGKVARFRQYADTFPMHAAMELFD from the coding sequence ATGAGCACAGGATTAAAAGTCGTCGAAAAGGTGTACGCCAGCTTCTCGGCACAAAACGATGATGCCGCACGTGAGTTGCTGGCCGACGACGTCCAGTGGATTCAGTGCAAGGGGTTCCCCGGTGGTGGGCATCATCGCGGGCGGGACGAAGTGATCGAAAAGGTCATGCACGCGTTGCACGGGGAATGGAATTCGTTTTCGGCCACGATGGACGAAGTCATCGACGCCGACCATCATGTGATCGTGTTAGGCACGTACCGTGGCGTGCACAGCTTGACGGGAAAGCCGATGGAAGCCGTGTTTGCTCACGTGTTCGACATCGAAGACGGCAAAGTGGCACGATTCCGCCAATACGCCGACACGTTTCCGATGCACGCGGCGATGGAATTGTTCGATTGA
- a CDS encoding DUF58 domain-containing protein, with protein MSSAVAATEPLLTPDLLGRLERLELVSRRVFRGSIKGERRSRRKGQSVEFADFRNYVPGDDLRLIDWNLYARLDQLFLKLFQEEEDLHFYALVDCSGSMEFGKPSKLRVAKQLAAALGYIGLCRADRVCVSALGPPGRSAPVLRGRSNLWRMLQYLESVDGGHNVTLHDGVKDFSIRHSGSGICVLITDMMDKTGYESALRMLVGRRMDVFVMHVLSPEELDPPLRGDRRLIDIEDGDQTEITINSFVLERYRETVRSFIDGVKSFCSRRSIAYIPVATETPVDVVVTNYLRKRGVVR; from the coding sequence TTGAGTAGTGCGGTGGCCGCGACCGAGCCTTTGCTGACGCCCGACTTGTTGGGCCGGTTGGAGCGTTTGGAGTTGGTGTCGCGGCGAGTCTTTCGGGGCAGCATCAAAGGCGAGCGACGCAGTCGGCGGAAAGGCCAGAGTGTCGAATTCGCCGACTTTCGCAATTACGTCCCCGGCGACGATTTGCGTTTGATCGATTGGAACTTGTACGCGCGGCTGGACCAGCTGTTCTTGAAGCTGTTCCAAGAAGAGGAAGACCTGCACTTTTACGCTTTGGTCGATTGCAGCGGGTCGATGGAATTCGGCAAGCCGTCCAAATTGCGTGTCGCCAAACAGTTGGCCGCGGCACTGGGCTACATCGGACTGTGTCGTGCCGACCGCGTGTGTGTGTCCGCATTGGGCCCGCCGGGGCGATCGGCACCGGTGTTACGCGGCCGATCCAATTTGTGGCGAATGTTGCAGTATCTGGAATCGGTCGACGGCGGTCACAACGTCACGTTGCATGACGGCGTCAAGGACTTTTCGATTCGGCATTCCGGTTCGGGCATTTGCGTCTTGATCACGGACATGATGGACAAGACCGGTTACGAATCGGCCCTGCGGATGCTGGTCGGACGCCGGATGGACGTCTTTGTGATGCACGTTTTGTCGCCGGAGGAACTGGACCCACCGCTGCGTGGTGACCGCCGGCTGATCGATATCGAAGACGGTGATCAAACCGAGATCACCATCAATTCATTCGTCTTGGAAAGGTACCGGGAAACGGTTCGCTCCTTCATCGACGGTGTGAAATCGTTCTGCAGTCGCCGATCGATCGCCTACATTCCCGTCGCGACCGAGACACCGGTCGATGTCGTGGTGACGAATTATCTTCGCAAGCGTGGCGTGGTGCGGTAA